Part of the Actinomyces howellii genome, GGGGGCCAGCGCCCCGGCGTCGAGGACCGTGGGCAGCACCGGCCCCCTCGGCTCGAGGACCGCCGCGACCTGGTTGTCCCAGCCCGCCTCGGAGCCCTCGACACCCGGGCCGAGGACCCTGGCCTGGCAGCGGCCCGGGGCCGCCACCACCTCGGGACGGGAGGCCAGGACGAGGTCGACCACCCTGGCCGGTGCGTCGAGACGCACCATGCCCGCGCCCGTGCGGACCGCGGCCGCGCAGCTGAGGACCGCGGCGCCGGGGTAGGTGACCGAGCCGGCCCGGACACCCACGACGCCGCGGGTGTACTTGTGGTCGGCGGAGCCCGGGGGCCGCAGCAGGGCGCCGAGCTCCCCGTCCAGCGGCCGGCGGGCCAGGGGCGCGCCCTCGGGGACGGGCAGGCCGAGGTCGACGACCTCGACCCTCCCGGTCACGCGGGCCGCCGGACCCAGCAGGTGCGCGCCCTTGAGGCAGGTGAAGGTGACGGTGCGATCGGCCGGCAGGACCGGTCCCGCCAGGACGCCGTCGTCGGGCCCCACCCCGCTGGGCAGGTCGACGGCGAGGACGCCGAAGCGTCTGCGGCCCGGCCCTCCTGCGCGCAGGAGCGCTGCGACGAGCTCACGGGCCCCGGGTCGCAGCGGCCCGGAGGCACCGATGCCGGTCAGGCCGTCGATGACGAGCGCCGGTGCGCGGGCGGCGGGCCCCGGGGCCCCGGCGAAGGCCTCAGCCTCGGCGAGGGGGTCGGGCGCCACGCGCACCCCGGCCGCCAGGGCCTCGGCCATCGCAGCCGGGTGGGCCCGGGCGGTGACGAGGGCGGCGCTCACGTGGCAGCCGCGCCGTGCGAGCAGGGCGCCCGCGAGCAGCGCGTCGCCACCGTTGTGCCCCCCGCCGGCCAGGACGAGCACGCGTGAGCCCGCCACGGCCGGTCGCGTCCCGCGGCGGCGGACCGCGGGGGCCCGACCACGCAGCTCCTCGACGGCGGCGCGGGCCACGGCATGAGCCGCCGCCTTCATGTAGCGGTCGGTGCCCGCTGTCAGGGGCCTCTCGGCCTGGGCCACGGCGCGGGCGGGGTGGGCGCCGAGTGCGTCGAGCGTGGGGACGGGCGCTGTCGTGCTCACGCCCCCATCATCGCGCGCCCGGCGCCGCACGGCACGGGACCTGAGGGCCCGCGCTCACTCGACGGTGACGGACTTGGCGAGGTTGCGCGGCTGGTCGACGTCCAGTCCCTTGGCGGTGGCCAGGGCGGCCGCGAAGACCTGGAGGGGCACGACGGTGAGCAGCGGCCACATGAGGGTCGGGGTGGCCGGGACGCGGATGACGTCGTCGGCGAAGGGCGCGACGGCCTCGTCACCCTCCTCGGCGATGACGATGGTGCGCGCGCCGCGGGCACGGATCTCCTGGATGTTGGCGATCACCTTGTCGTGGAGGACCGGGCGCCGCGGGGTGGGCACGATGACGAAGACCGGCAGGCCCTCCTCGATGAGCGCGATCGGGCCGTGCTTGAGCTCTCCGGCCGCGAAGCCCTCGGCGTGGACGTAGGCGAGCTCCTTGAGCTTGAGCGCTCCCTCGAGCGCCACCGGGAACCCGACGTGGCGCCCCAGGAACAGGAAGGAGGGCCGGTCGGCGAGCTCGGCGCCCAGGGCCTGGACCGTCTCGGCCTGGGTGTCGAGGACCTGCTGGATCTTGTCGGGCATGCGTCCGAGGTCGGTCAGGTAGTCGGCGACCTCGTCGGGCCACTTGTTGCCGCGCAGCTGGGCCAGGTAGAGACCGAGCAGGTAGCAGGCGGTGATCTGGGCGAGGAAGGCCTTGGTCGAGGCCACGGCGACCTCCGGGCCGGCGTGGGTGTACAGGACCGCGTCGGCCTCGCGGGCGATGGTCGAGCCGTAGGTGTTGACGATGGCCAGCACCTTCGACCCCTGCTCGCGGGCGTGGCGCACGGCCTGGATGGTGTCCATCGTCTCGCCGGACTGGGAGATCGCCACGGTCAGGGTCTTCTCGCTGACCACCGGGTCCCGGTAGCGGAACTCGTGGGCGAGCTCGACCTCCACCGGGATCCGGCACCAGTGCTCGATGGCGTACTTGGCCACGTGACCGGCGTAGGCGGCGGTCCCGCAGGCGATGACGATGATCTTGTCGACGCGGCGCAGCACGGCGGGGTCGATGCGCATCTCGTCGAGGACCAGCTCGCCGCGCTCGTCGACGCGCCCGCGCAGGGTGTCGGCCACGGCGGTGGGCTGCTCGTGGATCTCCTTGTCCATGAAGGTCGCGTAGCCGCCCTTGACGGCGGCCGAGGCGTCCCAGGAGACCTCCCAGGTGGCGGGCTCGACGACCCTGGCCTCGGCGTCCCAGACGGTGACCGCCTCGGCGGTGACGAGGACGACCTGGTCGTCCTCGACCTCGGCGGCGCTCCGGGTGAAGGCGACGAAGGCGGCGACGTCGCTGCCCAGGAAGTTCTCCCCCTCCCCCAGGCCGATGACCAGGGGGCTCGTCGAGCGGGAGGCGACGATCGCCCCGGGCGCCAGGGGCGTGACGGCCAGGAGCGTGTAGGTACCCTCGAGCCGGGCGGCGACCGCACGCATCGACTCCACGAGGACAGCGGCGACTGCGGCCTCGTCGAGCGCCTCCCCGGCGGCCTCGAGACGACCGGCGAAGTCGATGTCGAGCAGGTGGGCGACGACCTCGGTGTCAGTCTCCGAGACGAGCTCGCGCCCGGCGGCCTCGACCTCCTCGCGCAGGGGACGGAAGTTCTCGATGATGCCGTTGTGGACGACAGCCACGTGCCCGGCGCGGTGGGGGTGGGCGTTGACGGTCGTCGGGCCGCCGTGGGTGGCCCAGCGGGTGTGGCCGATGCCCGCGGTCGCCGGGGCGGGGGCGGCCTCGTCAAGGGCGGCGCGGAGGTTGTCAAGCTTGCCCGCGGCCTTGACCACGACGGGACCGTCGGGCTGCCCGGGTGCGACCAGGGCGATCCCCGCCGAGTCGTATCCGCGGTACTCCAGGCGGCCCAGGCCGTCCATGAGGACCGACAGCGTGCGGTCAGAAGCGGGCGATGGGCCGACGTGGCCGACGATTCCACACATGGGACCGATGCAACCACGCGACGCCCCGCTCGTTCAATCGGGGCGGGCGGGCAGGGGTGTGAGACGCACGGCATCGGGGAGCCCGGCACCGCCGAGGTGCGTCGGGCCGCCCGTCGATGGGTCAGACTTGGCCCGTGAGCACCACCGGCTCCCCGGACCCCGCGAGACCGACCTCGGCGGCCTCGCCCTACATCGAGCTCGACCGCGAGAGGTGGAGGGCGCTGGCCCGCACGGCGCCGCTGCCGTTGACCCAGGCCGACGTCGAGAAGCTGCGCGGCCTGGGCGACCCGATCGACCTGCCCGAGGTCGACGTCGTCTACCGCCCTCTGACGGCGCTGCTCGAGGACTACATCGCCGCCACCCGCGAGCGCGCACGTCGCACCGCCGAGTTCCTCGGGCTGGGCCAGGGCGCCGAGCGCGTGTCGACCCCCTTCGTCGTGGCGGTGGCCGGCTCGGTGGCGGTGGGCAAGTCGACGACGGCCCGCCTCATCGCCCACCTCCTGGCCCGCTTCGAGGCCACCCCCTCGGTCGCGCTCGTGACGACCGACGGCTTCCTCCTGCCCAACCGGGTCCTGGAGGAGCGGGGCCTGACCGCCAGGAAGGGGTTCCCCGAGTCCTACGACCGGCGCGCCCTCCTCGACTTCGTGGCAGCGGTCAAGTCGGGGGCCCCTCGTGTCGAGGCCCCGGTGTACTCCCACCGCGTCTACGACGTCGTCCCCGGGGCCTCGGTCGTCGTCGAGCGGCCCGACGTGCTCGTCCTCGAGGGCCTCAACGTCCTTCAGCCCGCTCCGCGGGGACGGCGGGGCGCCTCGGGGTCCCAGGCCCCCTCGGCCCTGGCGGTCAGCGACTTCATCGACTTCTCGATCTACGTCGACGCCGACCCCCTCGACATCCGCCGCTGGTACCTCGACCGGTTCCTCACCCTCAAGCGCACGGCCTTCACCGAACCGGGCTCCTACTTCCAGCGCTTCGCCGCGATCCCTGACGACATCGCCCTGGCCGCGGCCTCCGAGGTGTGGGAGAGCGTCAACCTGACCAACCTGCGGGAGAACATCGCCCCCACGCGAGGCAGGGCCACCCTCGTGCTCGACAAGGGCCCGGACCACCGCATGCGGCGGGTGCTCCTGCGCAAGGCCTGAGCCCGACCCTGAGGCCAGCCTGCGCCCGACGGGGCCGGTACGCGCGTACCAGACGCTCGTGAGGCAGGAACGACCCACCAGGACGACGCGACTTATGGTGGCGGGAGCCGCGTGGGCAGGAGACTGGTACATCCGTTCCACATACCGGACCTCATACCTTCCCGTGGCCCGACTCACTCCTCTAGGGTTCTCCTCATCGTCAGTCCTGCCCCGGACGGACCCCACCCGGTCCGAGCCGACGAGCGCGAAGGAGCATCAGTGCGTCTAGGAGTGCCCTGTGAGGGGCCTGACCAGCCCGTCGTCGCGGCGACGCCGCAGACAGTCGAGAAGATGATCAGGCTCGGATACGAGGTCCTGGTCGAGCGGGGCGCCGGGGAGCGGGCACGCTTCCCCGACTCCGCCTACGAGCGGGCCGGTGCGCGCCTGGTCGGGCCCACCGGCGCCTGGACCTGCGAGGTGGTGCTCAGTGCCTCGGCCCCCGACGAGGAGTCCCTGGGCATGCTCGGGCCGGGCACGACCGTCGTCAGCCGTCTCGACCCCGCCCGCCACCCCGAGCTCATCGAGTCCCTGCGGGCCACCGGGGCTACCGCCCTGGCCCTGGACGCCGTGCCCAGGATCTCCCGCGCCCAGGCCATGGACGTCCTGTCCTCTCAGGCCAACCTGGCGGGCTACCGGGCGGTGATCGAGGCCGCTACCCACTTCGGCCGGCTCCTGGGCGGTCAGGTCACGGCCGCCGGCAAGTTCCCCCCGGCCTCGGTCTACGTCATCGGCGCCGGCGTGGCAGGACTGGCCGCCATCGGGACGGCCACCTCTCTGGGCGCCGTCGTGCGCGGCACGGACGTGCGCCCCGAGGTCGCCGACCAGGTCCGCTCGATGGGCGCGCAGTTCGTCCCGGTGCCCACCGCCCAGGAGACCTCCTCGGACGGCTACGCCACGCAGATGTCCCAGGACCAGGCGGCCCTGGCCGCCCGGCTCTACGCCCAGCAGGCGGCCCAGGCCGACATCGTCATCACGACCGCGGCCATCCCGGGGCGCGCCGCACCGATCCTGCTCGACCGCGAGGCGATCGAGGCGATGGCGCCGGGCTCGGTCATCATCGACATGGCCGCCGCCACAGGCGGCAACACCGAGCTGACCGTGGCCGGGGAGGTCGTCACCACCGAGGGCGGGGTCACCATCGTGGGCCACACGGACCTGGCCGGGCGCCTGCCCTCCCAGGCCTCCCAGCTCTACGGGCAGAACCTCGTCAACCTCCTGACCCTCATGACCCCCGAGAAGGACGGAACCCTCGTGCTCGACCTCGAGGACGAGGTCGTGCGCGCGATCACCGTGTGCCACGAGGGGCAGACGCTCTGGCCGCCCCCGCCGGTCACCGTCTCGGCCGCACCGGCAGCGCAGGGGCCCTCGGCCGAGGAGCTCGCCCGCGCCGAGGCGCAGGAAGCAGCCGCCCGGGCCCGTTCCCGGCGCCTGCGCGCCGTCGGCCTGGCCGCGGCCGCCCTCGTGGGGGCCGCCCTCGTCCTGGTCACCCCGGAGGCGGCCACGAGCCACTACGTCGTGCTCGTCCTGTCGGTCATCCTGGGCTTCCACGTCATCTCGAACGTGACCCCCGCCCTGCACACGCCCCTGATGAGCGTGACGAACGCGATCTCGGGCATCATCCTGCTTGGCGCGATCTCCCAGGTCGGCCACTCCGACCCCCTCATCAGCGCCGCCGCCTTCGTGGCGCTTGTGCTGGCCACCGTCAACGTCTTCGGCGGCTTCGCGGTCACCCACCGCATGCTCGCGATGTTCAGGAAGGACTGAGGCGATGCTCGCCGTCACCGCCGTACTCACCGCCTCCACCGTGTCCGCCGCGCCGCCGGCCGCCCTGCCCGCCCAGGGCGCCGCCGAGGTCGTCCTGGGCACCCTGCCCTCCCCGGTCGTCCTGGCCTACATCCTGGCCGCCGTCCTGTTCATCCTGGCCGCCGCCGGCCTGTCCAAGCACGAGACCGCCGTGTCCGGCAACATCGCCGGGGCCGTCGGCATGGCCGTGGCCGTGGTAGCCGCCATCGGCCTGGCACTCAGCTCGGACCCGGCCCGGGGGGTGCTGCCCACCCTCCTGCTCATCATGCTGGCCCTGGGCATCGGCGCCGTCATCGGCATGGTCCTGGCCGCCCGCGTCGCCATGACGGGGATGCCCCAGCTCATCGCCGTCCTCAACGGGCTCGTGGGTCTGGCCGCCGTCGTCGTGGGATACAACTCCTACGCCGCCCCCGACGCCCTGGCCGAGTCCCTGGGCACCTTCCACCTCGGGGAGGTCTTCCTCGGAGTCTTCGTCGGCGCGGTCACCTTCACCGGTTCGGTCCTGGCCGCCCTCAAGCTCGCCGGCAGGGTGCCCGGGCGCCCCATCGCCCTGCCCGGGCGCAACCTCGTCAACCTCGCGATCCTGCTCGTGTCCCTGGGACTCATGGTCGCCTTCCTCCTGCTCCCGGAGGGCTCACCCGCGGCCTGGGCCTGCCTCGTGGTCATGACCGTCCTCGCCCTGGGCCTGGGCGTGCACCTCGTCGTGGCCATCGGCGGCGGAGACATGCCGGTGGTCGTGTCGATCATGAACTCCTACTCCGGCTGGGCCTCGACCTTCACCGGGTTCATGGTCAACAACGACCTGCTCATCATCACCGGAACCCTGGTGGGCTCCTCCGGCGCCTACCTGTCCTACCTCATGTGCCAGGCCATGAACCGCTCCTTCATGTCGGTGCTCCTCGGGGGCTTCGGCACCGACGGGGGAACGCCGGCCGGGGACGCGGACCAGGAGGGCACGATCGAGCAGACCGACGTGACCTCCGTGGCGCGGATGCTCCAGGCGGCGCGCCGCGTCGTCATCACCCCGGGATACGGCATGGCGGTGGCTCAGGCCCAGTACCCCGTGGCCACCCTCACCGACATGCTGCGCGCCGAGGGCGTCGAGGTCGTCTTCGGCATCCACCCTGTCGCCGGGCGCCTGCCGGGGCACATGAACGTCCTCCTGGCCGAGGCGCGGGTGCCCTACGACATCGTCCTGGAGATGGACGAGGTCAACGACGACCTGGGAGAGGTCGACGTCGTGCTCGTCATCGGCGCCAACGACACGGTCAACCCGGCCGCCGAGCAGCCGGGCTCCCCGATCGCGGGAATGCCTGTCCTGCGGGTGTGGGAGGCGCGAAGCGTCGTGGTCTTCAAGCGCTCGATGGCCACCGGCTACGCCGGCGTCCAGAACCCGCTGTTCTTCAAGGACAACACCCAGATGCTCTTCGGGGACGCCAAGGACAGCGTCGAGGCCATCATCCGCGCCCTGGAATGAGGCGCTCAGCCTGACAGGCGTGAGGGGCGGGCCCCGTACGGGGCCCGCCCCTCACGCCTGTCAGGCACGCTGCGGTTCGCCAGACCTCACACGCTCAGCTCACAGGCTCAGGTTGGTCCGCACGACCTCGGCGAGCTCGCCGGCCACGGCGTCGGTCTCCTCCTGGGTGGCGGCCTCGACCATGACGCGCACGAGCGGCTCGGTACCCGAGGGGCGCAGGAGGACACGGCCGGTCTCGCCCAGCCGCTCCTCGGCCGCGGTCACCGCCTCCTGGACCGCACGGTTCGTCCCCGCCGCGGCCTTGTCGACG contains:
- a CDS encoding bifunctional ADP-dependent NAD(P)H-hydrate dehydratase/NAD(P)H-hydrate epimerase, which codes for MSTTAPVPTLDALGAHPARAVAQAERPLTAGTDRYMKAAAHAVARAAVEELRGRAPAVRRRGTRPAVAGSRVLVLAGGGHNGGDALLAGALLARRGCHVSAALVTARAHPAAMAEALAAGVRVAPDPLAEAEAFAGAPGPAARAPALVIDGLTGIGASGPLRPGARELVAALLRAGGPGRRRFGVLAVDLPSGVGPDDGVLAGPVLPADRTVTFTCLKGAHLLGPAARVTGRVEVVDLGLPVPEGAPLARRPLDGELGALLRPPGSADHKYTRGVVGVRAGSVTYPGAAVLSCAAAVRTGAGMVRLDAPARVVDLVLASRPEVVAAPGRCQARVLGPGVEGSEAGWDNQVAAVLEPRGPVLPTVLDAGALAPLARLVRAGGRCGDRHVLVPHAGEAAALLTGLDRPAGREAVEADPAGAVRTLAALTGATVVLKGSPTLVAAPGEPTLLSLDAGPPWLATAGSGDVLAGVLGAVLASAEARAEQGGQTLRPEACAALAVRLHALAGALASGWAGPGTGHPVAAGDLLDHLPGAWEALRSEADRASA
- the glmS gene encoding glutamine--fructose-6-phosphate transaminase (isomerizing); amino-acid sequence: MCGIVGHVGPSPASDRTLSVLMDGLGRLEYRGYDSAGIALVAPGQPDGPVVVKAAGKLDNLRAALDEAAPAPATAGIGHTRWATHGGPTTVNAHPHRAGHVAVVHNGIIENFRPLREEVEAAGRELVSETDTEVVAHLLDIDFAGRLEAAGEALDEAAVAAVLVESMRAVAARLEGTYTLLAVTPLAPGAIVASRSTSPLVIGLGEGENFLGSDVAAFVAFTRSAAEVEDDQVVLVTAEAVTVWDAEARVVEPATWEVSWDASAAVKGGYATFMDKEIHEQPTAVADTLRGRVDERGELVLDEMRIDPAVLRRVDKIIVIACGTAAYAGHVAKYAIEHWCRIPVEVELAHEFRYRDPVVSEKTLTVAISQSGETMDTIQAVRHAREQGSKVLAIVNTYGSTIAREADAVLYTHAGPEVAVASTKAFLAQITACYLLGLYLAQLRGNKWPDEVADYLTDLGRMPDKIQQVLDTQAETVQALGAELADRPSFLFLGRHVGFPVALEGALKLKELAYVHAEGFAAGELKHGPIALIEEGLPVFVIVPTPRRPVLHDKVIANIQEIRARGARTIVIAEEGDEAVAPFADDVIRVPATPTLMWPLLTVVPLQVFAAALATAKGLDVDQPRNLAKSVTVE
- the coaA gene encoding type I pantothenate kinase, whose protein sequence is MGQTWPVSTTGSPDPARPTSAASPYIELDRERWRALARTAPLPLTQADVEKLRGLGDPIDLPEVDVVYRPLTALLEDYIAATRERARRTAEFLGLGQGAERVSTPFVVAVAGSVAVGKSTTARLIAHLLARFEATPSVALVTTDGFLLPNRVLEERGLTARKGFPESYDRRALLDFVAAVKSGAPRVEAPVYSHRVYDVVPGASVVVERPDVLVLEGLNVLQPAPRGRRGASGSQAPSALAVSDFIDFSIYVDADPLDIRRWYLDRFLTLKRTAFTEPGSYFQRFAAIPDDIALAAASEVWESVNLTNLRENIAPTRGRATLVLDKGPDHRMRRVLLRKA
- a CDS encoding Re/Si-specific NAD(P)(+) transhydrogenase subunit alpha, translated to MRLGVPCEGPDQPVVAATPQTVEKMIRLGYEVLVERGAGERARFPDSAYERAGARLVGPTGAWTCEVVLSASAPDEESLGMLGPGTTVVSRLDPARHPELIESLRATGATALALDAVPRISRAQAMDVLSSQANLAGYRAVIEAATHFGRLLGGQVTAAGKFPPASVYVIGAGVAGLAAIGTATSLGAVVRGTDVRPEVADQVRSMGAQFVPVPTAQETSSDGYATQMSQDQAALAARLYAQQAAQADIVITTAAIPGRAAPILLDREAIEAMAPGSVIIDMAAATGGNTELTVAGEVVTTEGGVTIVGHTDLAGRLPSQASQLYGQNLVNLLTLMTPEKDGTLVLDLEDEVVRAITVCHEGQTLWPPPPVTVSAAPAAQGPSAEELARAEAQEAAARARSRRLRAVGLAAAALVGAALVLVTPEAATSHYVVLVLSVILGFHVISNVTPALHTPLMSVTNAISGIILLGAISQVGHSDPLISAAAFVALVLATVNVFGGFAVTHRMLAMFRKD
- a CDS encoding NAD(P)(+) transhydrogenase (Re/Si-specific) subunit beta codes for the protein MLAVTAVLTASTVSAAPPAALPAQGAAEVVLGTLPSPVVLAYILAAVLFILAAAGLSKHETAVSGNIAGAVGMAVAVVAAIGLALSSDPARGVLPTLLLIMLALGIGAVIGMVLAARVAMTGMPQLIAVLNGLVGLAAVVVGYNSYAAPDALAESLGTFHLGEVFLGVFVGAVTFTGSVLAALKLAGRVPGRPIALPGRNLVNLAILLVSLGLMVAFLLLPEGSPAAWACLVVMTVLALGLGVHLVVAIGGGDMPVVVSIMNSYSGWASTFTGFMVNNDLLIITGTLVGSSGAYLSYLMCQAMNRSFMSVLLGGFGTDGGTPAGDADQEGTIEQTDVTSVARMLQAARRVVITPGYGMAVAQAQYPVATLTDMLRAEGVEVVFGIHPVAGRLPGHMNVLLAEARVPYDIVLEMDEVNDDLGEVDVVLVIGANDTVNPAAEQPGSPIAGMPVLRVWEARSVVVFKRSMATGYAGVQNPLFFKDNTQMLFGDAKDSVEAIIRALE